The following proteins are co-located in the Escherichia fergusonii ATCC 35469 genome:
- the folM gene encoding dihydromonapterin reductase — MGHSRAFPVLITGGGRRIGLALAWHFINQKQPVIVSYRTHYPAIDGLKKAGALCIQADFSTDEGILAFAEQVKAATPGLRAILHNASAWMAEKPGIPLPDVLSCMMQIHVSAPYLLNHALEPLLRGHGHAASDIIHFTDYVVERGSDKHIAYAASKAALDNMTRSFARKLAPEVKVNAIAPSLILFNEHDDAEYRQQALNKSLMKTAPGEKEVIELVDYLLTSCFVTGRSFPLDGGRHLR; from the coding sequence ATGGGTCATTCCCGCGCATTCCCTGTTCTTATTACGGGTGGAGGCCGTCGCATCGGCCTCGCTCTCGCATGGCATTTTATCAATCAAAAACAACCTGTAATTGTCAGTTACCGAACACACTACCCGGCAATTGATGGTTTGAAGAAGGCCGGTGCGCTTTGTATTCAGGCTGATTTCTCCACAGATGAAGGTATATTAGCATTTGCTGAACAGGTAAAAGCTGCAACACCGGGTTTACGGGCGATTTTGCATAACGCCAGTGCCTGGATGGCAGAGAAGCCGGGGATTCCACTCCCGGACGTTTTATCATGCATGATGCAGATCCATGTTAGCGCGCCGTACTTACTCAACCATGCACTGGAACCGTTACTGCGCGGCCATGGACACGCAGCGAGCGATATTATCCACTTCACTGATTACGTCGTCGAACGCGGTAGCGATAAACATATCGCCTATGCTGCAAGTAAAGCCGCGCTGGATAATATGACCAGGTCGTTTGCCCGCAAACTGGCGCCTGAAGTTAAAGTCAATGCTATTGCACCATCGCTGATTTTATTTAACGAACATGACGATGCGGAGTATCGCCAGCAGGCACTGAATAAATCACTGATGAAAACCGCACCTGGTGAAAAGGAAGTAATTGAATTAGTTGATTATTTGCTCACAAGCTGTTTTGTTACCGGGCGTAGTTTTCCCCTGGATGGTGGTCGTCATCTGCGTTAA